One part of the Anopheles merus strain MAF chromosome 3L, AmerM5.1, whole genome shotgun sequence genome encodes these proteins:
- the LOC121600174 gene encoding para-nitrobenzyl esterase-like produces the protein MYGASVLLLLIVCTTHNLCQSVPAEVAEADAGACLVRFGDAATGEGVYNQTFNNVPYCAFLGIRYAKPPVGELRFANPVLEDPVDQRNYTAYGSVCPQFKNINRQNGIVGSEDCLYLNVFAPVQQHVDSQEQETARVRYPVLVFIHGGSFVAGSGEVHGVDLLMENELIVITLNYRLGVLGFLRSERLNITGNYGLRDQQAALQWVQRNVHHFGGDPARVTLMGHSAGGASVTHQLYNEQAAGLFQSVIVLSGSMLAPWAVLYDHLRCQDNYVHDMDARTLPEFQQLELEQFFIPDRKLRYTFAYCSMFYVCFIPTMSNRTVEDGAFFSHSPHDAVRVKTPPQMPILVSETATEFEFLLPHIFDFWMSTNYPNQNQPTIRRRIGEILDNVGNWAVAQGLEPTKQLFYQKMANMANLYYPIRRLLGVLGRHLHEDQLYYLRFEFDGKFGEYKKQIYAQHLQTNKYGALHGDELGYIFSPYNLRDALANRAEYRKELSVHIRTVELIANFVKYGNPTPKRSKLSDIVWPAYSEANNHTQYLNIDAEFTLRRVDNRHNLYYLIWKIVYECLYHGHCDTIAKLEQLGEQYGGMLVAQANDDGLDVLDEEMKSNLT, from the exons ATGTATGGTGCCAGCGTTCTGCTGCTCCTGATCGTCTGCACGACCCATAACCTTTGCCAGTCCGTTCCGGCGGAGGTAGCGGAAGCGGACGCAGGTGCCTGCTTAGTTCGATTCGGTGACGCTGCTACCGGCGAAGGTGTCTACAACCAAACATTCAACAATGTGCCGTACTGTGCGTTTCTTGGAATTCGTTACGCCAAGCCTCCGGTCGGCGAGCTGCGATTTGCC AACCCCGTGCTGGAGGATCCCGTTGATCAGCGCAACTACACCGCGTACGGGAGCGTGTGTCCAcagtttaaaaacataaaccgCCAGAACGGGATAGTGGGCAGCGAAGACTGTCTCTATCTGAACGTGTTCGCACCGGTGCAGCAGCATGTGGACAGTCAGGAACAGGAGACAGCCCGCGTCAGGTATCCCGTGCTGGTGTTTATACACGGTGGAAGCTTTGTGGCAGGATCGGGAGAAGTTCACGGCGTGGATTTGCTGATGGAAAAT GAGTTGATTGTTATCACTCTAAACTATCGTCTCGGGGTGCTTGGATTCTTGAGGAGCGAACGTCTAAACATTACCGGTAATTATGGGTTGCGAGATCAGCAGGCCGCTCTGCAATGGGTACAGCGCAATGTGCACCATTTCGGAGGCGACCCTGCACGTGTTACCCTGATGGGACACAGTGCCGGTGGTGCGTCGGTAACACATCAACTGTATAACGAACAAGCGGCCGGACTGTTTCAAAGCGTGATCGTGCTGAGCGGCTCCATGCTGGCCCCCTGGGCCGTTCTTTACGATCATCTGCGGTGTCAGGATAATTACGTGCACGATATGGATGCAAGAACGCTGCCTGAGTTCCAGCAGCTCGAGCTGGAGCAGTTCTTCATCCCCGATCGTAAGTTACGCTACACATTCGCATACTGCAGCATGTTCTACGTGTGTTTCATACCCACCATGAGCAATCGCACGGTAGAGGACGGTGCCTTCTTTAGCCATTCACCACATGACGCTGTGCGCGTTAAAACTCCACCCCAAATGCCGATCCTTGTTAGCGAGACGGCAACCGAGTTCGAGTTTCTGCTGCCCCACATCTTCGACTTTTGGATGAGTACAAACTACCCGAACCAAAACCAGCCCACGATCAGGCGACGGATTGGTGAAATCCTAGACAATGTCGGTAACTGGGCCGTGGCGCAGGGGCTTGAACCGACCAAGCAACTGTTCTACCAAAAGATGGCAAACATGGCCAACCTTTACTACCCGATCAGGCGGCTGCTGGGTGTGCTGGGCAGGCATCTGCACGAGGATCAGCTGTACTATCTGCGCTTTGAGTTTGATGGCAAGTTTGGTGAGTACAAGAAGCAAATTTACGCCCAACATCTTCAGACGAACAAGTACGGTGCGTTGCATGGCGATGAGCTGGGATACATCTTCAGCCCCTACAATCTGCGGGACGCGTTGGCGAATCGTGCCGAGTATCGGAAGGAACTATCCGTGCACATTCGCACTGTTGAGTTGATTGCAAACTTCGTTAAGTATGG CAATCCCACACCGAAGCGTAGCAAACTGTCCGACATTGTTTGGCCAGCGTACAGTGAAGCTAACAACCACACCCAGTACCTGAACATTGACGCAGAGTTTACGCTGCGTCGCGTCGATAATCGTCACAATCTCTATTACCTGATCTGGAAAATTGTGTACGAGTGTTTGTACCACGGGCACTGCGACACCATTGCGAAGCTGGAACAGCTCGGAGAACAATACGGCGGGATGCTGGTGGCGCAAGCGAACGATGACGGCTTGGACGTGCTGGATGAGGAGATGAAGAGCAATCTGACTTAG